A part of Pectobacterium cacticida genomic DNA contains:
- a CDS encoding branched-chain amino acid ABC transporter permease, with the protein MTSVNVSVDDAHKRSLSNTTLISGIILAVALLLPLVLDSALIGDFSYFLLWTFCAIGLAAMWGHGGILSFGQTAFFGLAGYTYGVMTLNFGDGVLSTWSGLLFALLVAATVAAALGYLMFYGGVTGIFIGIVTLSFTLVLETFMSQTAGPQWTIGSARLNGFNGMSGMPPLALPGLDGERFTLEGNAFYYLIILLLGVIYWGVRRLLHSNFGLTLASIRENPRRAEMLGIDIRRYQLLVFVLGGVLSGLSGALYTIWGSYITPSSMGLTAAAMPVIWVATAGRKNIFGTVVITALMVWLSQWLAVYGSEYAMILLGFILLFVILAAPNGLLPWLAEKIGYLATRRHVNHELQHNDVRHKGE; encoded by the coding sequence ATGACTTCTGTTAACGTTTCCGTCGACGATGCGCACAAGCGCAGCCTGAGTAATACCACACTGATTAGCGGGATCATTCTGGCCGTCGCGCTACTATTGCCTCTAGTACTTGATAGCGCGTTGATCGGCGATTTTTCCTATTTCCTGCTGTGGACATTCTGCGCTATCGGTTTGGCCGCTATGTGGGGCCATGGCGGCATTCTCTCTTTCGGACAAACCGCTTTCTTCGGGCTGGCAGGCTATACCTACGGCGTGATGACGCTCAATTTTGGCGATGGCGTGCTGTCAACCTGGTCCGGGCTACTGTTTGCATTATTGGTGGCTGCCACGGTCGCCGCTGCGCTGGGTTATCTGATGTTTTACGGTGGCGTCACCGGTATTTTCATCGGCATCGTGACACTCTCTTTTACATTGGTACTTGAAACCTTCATGTCGCAGACTGCGGGTCCGCAGTGGACCATCGGTAGCGCGCGTCTCAACGGTTTCAACGGCATGTCCGGTATGCCGCCGCTCGCGCTGCCCGGTCTGGACGGCGAACGCTTTACGCTGGAAGGAAATGCCTTTTATTACCTGATTATTCTTTTGCTGGGCGTTATTTACTGGGGCGTTCGCCGCCTGCTGCACTCTAATTTTGGTTTAACACTGGCGTCCATTCGTGAAAATCCCCGTCGGGCGGAAATGCTCGGGATCGACATCCGTCGCTACCAACTGCTGGTATTCGTTCTGGGTGGCGTGCTGTCCGGTTTATCTGGCGCGCTTTATACCATTTGGGGATCTTATATCACTCCATCATCCATGGGTCTCACCGCCGCCGCTATGCCGGTGATCTGGGTTGCCACCGCAGGGCGTAAAAATATTTTCGGCACTGTGGTCATCACCGCGCTGATGGTCTGGCTGTCGCAGTGGTTGGCGGTATATGGCAGTGAATACGCCATGATTCTACTGGGCTTCATTCTGCTGTTTGTGATTCTGGCCGCCCCCAATGGACTACTGCCGTGGCTGGCGGAAAAAATCGGTTATCTGGCGACCAGACGACATGTCAACCACGAGCTACAGCATAACGATGTTCGACATAAAGGGGAGTAA
- a CDS encoding ABC transporter ATP-binding protein, whose translation MNEVLLQVNEVTGGYGGGQVLNGATLQLKAAEVLGLIGRNGVGKTTLMRTLIGAVPVKQGRIMLGEIDITQATPQRRARLGIGYVPQGREVFSGLTVAENLQVGMQFVREHREFAQDLLERVLEYFPILRQRLKQKAGTMSGGEQQQLAIARALVGSPKILLLDEPSEGVQPSIVHIIADTLVRIARELRVAVILVEQDIAMIQRAAQRCCVMDKGQVIETLTQHQLADDLLMRRHLAL comes from the coding sequence ATGAACGAGGTGTTATTGCAGGTCAATGAGGTTACCGGCGGCTACGGCGGCGGGCAGGTGCTTAATGGCGCGACGTTACAGCTGAAGGCCGCCGAAGTCCTGGGGTTGATTGGTCGTAATGGCGTTGGAAAAACCACGCTGATGCGCACCCTGATTGGCGCCGTGCCTGTAAAACAAGGTCGCATCATGCTGGGAGAGATTGATATTACCCAGGCGACCCCGCAGCGCCGGGCAAGACTGGGCATTGGCTATGTGCCACAAGGACGTGAGGTCTTCAGCGGATTAACGGTAGCGGAGAACCTCCAGGTAGGGATGCAGTTTGTCCGCGAGCACCGCGAATTCGCGCAGGACCTGCTGGAGCGGGTGCTGGAGTATTTCCCTATTTTGCGCCAACGGCTGAAACAGAAGGCCGGCACCATGAGCGGCGGCGAACAGCAGCAGTTGGCTATAGCCCGGGCGCTGGTCGGCTCACCCAAGATCCTGCTGCTTGATGAGCCCTCTGAAGGGGTACAACCCTCGATTGTTCATATCATTGCCGACACGTTGGTGCGGATCGCCCGTGAACTGCGCGTCGCCGTGATTCTGGTCGAACAAGATATCGCCATGATCCAGCGCGCGGCCCAGCGCTGTTGCGTAATGGATAAAGGTCAGGTAATCGAAACCCTGACGCAACACCAGCTTGCTGATGACCTTTTGATGCGTCGCCATCTAGCGTTGTGA
- a CDS encoding IS481 family transposase has protein sequence MLHTNNPIIKHKAGLLNLAEELSNVSKACKIMGVSRDTFYRYRELAEEGGVDALINRSRRAPNLKNRTDEVTERAVVDYAVAFPAHGQHRTSNELRKQGVFISGSGVRSVWLRHNLENFKKRLKALEEKVARDGIELTDSQIAALERKASDDEACGEIETAHPGYLGSQDTFYVGNLKGVGRIYQQTFVDTYSKVAHCKLYVTKTPITAADLLNDRVLPFYESQGLPMLRILTDRGTEFCGKVEQHDYQLYLAINDIEHTKTKAMSPQTNGICERFHKTILNEFYQVTFRKKLYGALDTLQSDLDEWLAHYNNERTHQGKMCCGRTPMETLLDGKRIWSEKNLGQM, from the coding sequence ATGCTTCATACTAACAATCCCATCATCAAACACAAAGCCGGTTTGCTCAATCTGGCTGAAGAACTCAGTAACGTGTCGAAAGCCTGCAAAATCATGGGCGTCTCTCGCGATACGTTTTACCGATATCGCGAGCTGGCCGAGGAAGGTGGCGTGGATGCGTTGATAAATCGCAGCCGTCGTGCCCCTAACCTTAAGAACCGAACCGATGAGGTCACTGAGCGGGCTGTTGTTGATTATGCTGTCGCATTCCCGGCTCACGGCCAGCACAGGACCAGCAACGAGCTGCGTAAACAGGGCGTTTTTATCTCCGGCAGTGGTGTCCGTTCTGTCTGGTTACGTCATAACCTTGAGAACTTCAAAAAACGCCTGAAAGCACTGGAAGAAAAAGTGGCCCGTGACGGCATTGAACTGACTGACAGCCAGATCGCAGCGCTGGAACGTAAAGCCAGTGATGATGAAGCCTGTGGTGAGATTGAAACCGCTCATCCGGGTTATCTGGGTTCACAGGACACGTTCTATGTAGGCAACCTGAAAGGCGTCGGGCGTATCTATCAGCAGACGTTCGTTGATACGTACTCGAAAGTGGCACACTGCAAGCTCTACGTCACTAAAACACCGATTACAGCGGCTGATTTACTGAATGATCGTGTGCTGCCATTTTATGAGTCTCAGGGGCTACCGATGCTGAGGATACTGACCGACAGGGGCACTGAGTTCTGCGGCAAAGTGGAGCAGCATGATTACCAGCTTTATCTGGCGATAAATGACATTGAGCATACGAAAACGAAGGCAATGTCACCGCAGACCAACGGCATCTGCGAGCGGTTCCATAAAACGATACTGAATGAGTTTTATCAGGTGACGTTCCGCAAAAAGTTGTATGGTGCTCTCGACACATTACAATCGGATCTTGATGAATGGCTGGCTCACTATAATAATGAGCGAACTCATCAGGGGAAAATGTGCTGTGGCCGGACGCCAATGGAAACATTACTTGATGGAAAGCGCATCTGGTCTGAGAAAAATTTAGGCCAGATGTAA
- the wecG gene encoding lipopolysaccharide N-acetylmannosaminouronosyltransferase: MTVVDTTESVPVYTIRGLPIHGFSTMTQFVDHLFAGERVKTGTLIAINAEKVLTAEKDVALRALLARAEYKYADGISIVRSIRRKYPQAHITRIAGADLWEALMERAGKSGTPVFLVGGKPDVLAQTEAKLRAQWQVNIVGSQNGYFMPEQRDALFERIRASGAQIITVAMGSPRQEILMRDCRHHYPDALYMGVGGTYDVFTGQVKRAPLVWRNAGLEWLYRLLSQPSRIFRQLRLLKYVAYHYSGRL; the protein is encoded by the coding sequence ATGACGGTAGTAGACACGACAGAGTCCGTTCCTGTGTATACCATTCGGGGATTGCCGATTCACGGTTTTAGCACGATGACGCAGTTCGTCGATCATCTGTTTGCGGGCGAACGGGTTAAAACGGGGACGCTCATCGCCATTAACGCGGAGAAAGTGTTGACGGCGGAAAAGGATGTGGCCCTGCGCGCGCTGCTGGCGCGCGCTGAATATAAGTATGCGGACGGCATCAGCATTGTGCGATCCATTCGGCGCAAGTACCCGCAGGCGCATATCACGCGGATTGCGGGGGCTGATCTATGGGAAGCGCTGATGGAACGGGCAGGCAAATCGGGGACGCCGGTTTTTCTGGTGGGCGGTAAGCCCGACGTGTTGGCGCAAACAGAGGCAAAATTACGTGCACAGTGGCAGGTCAACATCGTCGGTAGCCAGAATGGCTATTTTATGCCGGAGCAGCGCGATGCGTTGTTCGAACGTATTCGCGCCAGTGGCGCACAGATAATTACCGTCGCGATGGGGTCGCCACGGCAGGAAATCCTGATGCGCGATTGTCGTCATCACTACCCCGATGCGCTGTATATGGGTGTCGGCGGCACCTATGATGTCTTTACCGGGCAGGTAAAACGGGCTCCGCTCGTGTGGCGAAATGCCGGGCTGGAGTGGCTCTATCGCTTGCTGTCCCAGCCGAGCCGTATATTTCGCCAGCTTAGATTATTGAAATATGTGGCCTATCATTACAGCGGCCGGCTGTAA
- a CDS encoding acetamidase/formamidase family protein — MKWLKDSIMYKRGVGAERKPVTHHLTEEMQKEFHYTIGPYSTPVLTIEPGDRVIVDTRDAFEGAIKSEQDMPSALLNMPFLNPQNGPIMVNGAEKGDVLAVYIESMLPRGANPYGICAMIPHFGGLTGTDLTAMLNDPLPEKVRMIKLDSEKVYWSQRHTLPYKPHIGTLSVSPEIDSINSLTPDNHGGNMDVPDIGPGSITYLPVRSPGGRLFIGDAHACQGDGEICGTAVEFSSITTIKVDLIKHWKLSWPRMENAESIMSIGSARPLEDATRIAYRDLIYWLVEDYGFEQWDAYMLLSQCGKVRLGNMVDPKYTVGAMLNKTLLAQ, encoded by the coding sequence ATGAAATGGCTCAAAGACTCAATCATGTATAAACGCGGCGTGGGGGCTGAACGTAAACCAGTCACTCATCACCTGACCGAAGAGATGCAAAAAGAATTTCATTACACTATCGGGCCTTATTCCACGCCAGTGTTAACGATCGAGCCAGGCGATCGGGTGATTGTCGATACTCGTGATGCGTTTGAAGGCGCGATTAAATCAGAGCAGGACATGCCCAGTGCATTACTGAACATGCCATTTCTCAACCCGCAGAATGGCCCGATCATGGTTAACGGCGCCGAGAAAGGTGATGTGCTGGCGGTATACATCGAATCCATGTTGCCTCGCGGGGCCAACCCCTACGGGATCTGCGCCATGATCCCACATTTCGGCGGGCTAACCGGCACCGACCTGACGGCAATGCTCAACGATCCGCTGCCGGAAAAGGTCCGGATGATCAAGCTAGATAGCGAGAAAGTGTACTGGAGTCAACGCCATACTCTGCCTTACAAACCTCATATCGGTACGCTAAGCGTCTCCCCGGAAATCGACTCCATTAACTCGCTGACGCCGGATAATCATGGCGGCAACATGGACGTGCCGGATATTGGCCCCGGCAGTATTACCTATCTGCCCGTACGTTCGCCAGGAGGGCGTCTGTTTATCGGCGATGCGCACGCTTGTCAGGGCGACGGCGAGATTTGCGGTACAGCGGTGGAATTCAGCTCAATCACTACTATCAAGGTGGACTTGATTAAGCACTGGAAGCTCTCATGGCCACGAATGGAGAACGCGGAATCCATCATGAGTATTGGCAGTGCGCGTCCGTTGGAAGACGCTACGCGCATCGCTTATCGCGACCTAATCTACTGGTTGGTGGAAGACTACGGTTTCGAACAATGGGATGCCTATATGCTGCTCAGCCAATGCGGTAAAGTTCGCCTCGGCAACATGGTAGATCCCAAATACACCGTCGGTGCCATGCTCAACAAGACATTATTGGCACAATGA
- a CDS encoding ABC transporter permease subunit — MLMFSFLYSIIYQFGDNFAYLVLAALGLAVIFGMMGVINLAHGEFIMCGAYVTILMNKAGLPLPLAMLTGTLAAAFAGGVIERLVVRHLYGRLYDSVVATWAISLIVQQSMLLIAGPSLEGLSTPFSSFTLGEYSFSTYRAILPLVAIIVLMALYWLFFHTNYGVCARATIQNAKMAACLGLETDRIYTLTFALGAGLAGLAGAIYAPTLTAVPTMGSSFIVQAFVSVVVGGANVLVGTIPAAMALGAIQTGLNAWYGQLAGQIGLLLTAVLVIRLLPNGVGSLFTRNR, encoded by the coding sequence ATGTTAATGTTCTCCTTTCTTTATTCCATAATTTACCAGTTTGGCGATAACTTCGCTTATCTGGTGCTGGCCGCTCTTGGTCTAGCAGTCATTTTCGGCATGATGGGGGTGATCAACCTCGCACACGGCGAATTTATTATGTGTGGTGCTTACGTCACCATTTTGATGAACAAAGCGGGGTTACCGTTACCACTGGCCATGCTGACCGGCACGCTGGCAGCCGCTTTTGCTGGTGGTGTAATAGAGCGTCTGGTGGTACGCCATCTTTATGGCCGCCTGTATGACTCTGTAGTTGCTACTTGGGCTATTAGTCTAATTGTACAACAAAGTATGTTACTGATTGCGGGTCCCTCTTTGGAGGGGCTGTCCACCCCTTTCAGTTCATTTACCCTTGGCGAATATTCTTTCTCTACCTATCGAGCCATTCTTCCGCTGGTTGCCATTATCGTATTGATGGCGCTGTATTGGTTGTTCTTCCACACCAATTACGGCGTGTGCGCACGAGCCACTATTCAAAACGCGAAGATGGCCGCTTGCCTCGGACTGGAAACCGACCGGATCTATACGCTCACCTTTGCTCTCGGCGCCGGACTCGCCGGATTGGCCGGTGCGATCTATGCCCCAACGCTAACGGCCGTTCCTACCATGGGGAGCAGTTTTATTGTGCAAGCGTTTGTGTCGGTGGTGGTGGGGGGGGCCAATGTCCTCGTCGGCACTATCCCTGCGGCGATGGCGCTGGGTGCAATCCAGACTGGGCTCAATGCATGGTACGGACAACTCGCTGGGCAGATTGGTCTATTGCTGACCGCAGTGCTGGTGATTCGCTTATTACCCAATGGCGTTGGTAGCCTTTTTACCCGTAACCGCTAG
- a CDS encoding ABC transporter ATP-binding protein, whose amino-acid sequence MNQTPELILETQGLSKRFGGAQVINQVDMQIHRGEVRCVIGPNGAGKSTFFKLLTGEHTPSDGEIRFFGNPMNALAPFQRIQMGMSIKFQIPGIFPDLSVEQHLQLSLSHLRPQVRHETASIDELLQRFKLSSEKHQLAGNLSHGKKQWLEIAMAVSLRPALLMLDEPVAGLSVEETYLTGELIKAMQQDGLTLMVVEHDMTFVRQIASRVTVLHGGRVFADGEAAQVLARDDVADIYLGKAG is encoded by the coding sequence ATGAATCAAACACCGGAATTGATCCTGGAAACCCAAGGGCTGAGCAAGCGCTTCGGCGGCGCGCAGGTGATTAATCAGGTGGATATGCAAATCCATCGTGGCGAAGTACGTTGCGTCATCGGTCCGAACGGTGCGGGGAAAAGCACGTTTTTTAAATTACTCACCGGCGAACACACGCCGAGCGATGGCGAGATCCGTTTCTTTGGCAATCCGATGAATGCGTTGGCACCCTTTCAACGTATTCAGATGGGGATGAGCATTAAATTTCAGATACCGGGCATTTTTCCCGATCTCAGTGTGGAACAACATTTGCAACTGTCGTTGAGTCACTTGCGACCGCAAGTTAGACACGAGACCGCCAGCATTGATGAGCTACTCCAGCGTTTCAAGCTAAGTTCTGAAAAACATCAACTAGCAGGCAATTTATCACATGGAAAAAAACAGTGGCTAGAAATCGCCATGGCGGTATCGCTACGCCCGGCACTGTTGATGCTTGATGAGCCGGTCGCCGGACTATCGGTGGAAGAAACCTATCTCACCGGTGAGTTGATTAAAGCCATGCAGCAGGACGGCCTGACGTTGATGGTGGTTGAACACGATATGACCTTTGTTCGTCAAATCGCATCACGGGTTACCGTACTGCACGGCGGCAGGGTATTTGCCGATGGCGAAGCGGCACAGGTACTGGCGCGGGACGATGTCGCGGACATTTATTTGGGGAAAGCCGGATGA